One part of the Devosia yakushimensis genome encodes these proteins:
- the hemC gene encoding hydroxymethylbilane synthase produces the protein MQSSAPFARIGTRGSPLALAQARLVRKLLSEAHGVPEDDIAITVISTGGDRSQASNASLTEIGGKGLFTKEIDEAMLSGTIDIGVHSSKDVATRLPDGIELTAFLEREDVRDAFMSVKVQSLDHLAEGARFGTSSIRRAAQVLRQRPDLEIVPFRGNVGTRLQKLLDGVADATMLAVAGLNRLGEGHRATALLDPQIFMPAPAQGAIGIAVRSDDPRIADLVAVLDHAPTHTAITAERAMLAVLDGSCRTPVGALSTLENGVLTLKGQILSLDGKTAFESAATGTDPSALGKKIGDDLIAQAGTEWLAQWAAT, from the coding sequence TTGCAATCGTCAGCCCCCTTCGCCCGGATCGGAACACGCGGCAGCCCGCTGGCACTGGCACAGGCGCGGCTGGTGCGCAAATTGCTGTCGGAAGCCCATGGCGTCCCCGAGGATGATATCGCCATCACGGTGATTTCCACCGGCGGCGACCGCAGCCAGGCCAGCAATGCCAGCCTCACCGAAATCGGCGGCAAGGGCCTGTTCACCAAGGAAATCGACGAGGCCATGCTCTCCGGCACGATCGATATCGGCGTGCATTCTTCCAAGGACGTGGCCACGCGCCTGCCCGATGGTATCGAACTCACCGCCTTCCTTGAACGCGAGGATGTGCGCGACGCCTTCATGTCGGTCAAGGTGCAGAGCCTTGACCATCTGGCCGAGGGCGCCAGGTTCGGCACTTCCTCCATTCGCCGGGCCGCGCAGGTTCTGCGCCAGCGGCCCGATCTCGAAATCGTGCCCTTCCGCGGCAATGTCGGCACCCGCCTGCAAAAGCTGCTCGATGGGGTGGCGGACGCGACAATGCTGGCCGTGGCTGGCCTCAACCGGCTGGGGGAGGGTCATCGCGCGACGGCTCTGCTCGATCCGCAAATCTTCATGCCGGCACCGGCCCAGGGCGCCATCGGCATTGCCGTGCGATCCGATGACCCGCGCATCGCCGATCTCGTTGCCGTGCTCGATCATGCCCCGACCCATACCGCAATCACGGCAGAGCGGGCCATGCTGGCTGTGCTCGACGGCTCCTGCCGCACGCCGGTCGGGGCGCTGAGCACGCTGGAAAACGGCGTACTGACGCTGAAGGGGCAGATTCTGAGCCTCGATGGCAAAACCGCCTTTGAAAGCGCGGCAACGGGCACGGACCCCTCGGCACTGGGCAAAAAGATCGGCGATGACCTCATCGCCCAGGCCGGCACGGAATGGCTGGCGCAATGGGCCGCCACATGA
- the mtaB gene encoding tRNA (N(6)-L-threonylcarbamoyladenosine(37)-C(2))-methylthiotransferase MtaB, with amino-acid sequence MAVETLTFGCRLNAYEAEVMKAEAEKAGLDNAIIVNTCAVTAEAVRQAKQAVRKARRDNPAARIIVTGCAAQTEARSFGDMPEVDLVIGNNDKMKAESYQPMVFGLPLNDKVQVNDIMSVRETAGHLIEGMDGRARAFVQVQNGCDHRCTFCIIPFGRGPSRSVPMGAVVDQVKKLVANGYGEVVLTGVDITSYGPDLPGTPTLGKLTQSILRHVPDLPRLRISSIDSIEADEALYDAIASDRRLMPHLHLSLQSGDDMILKRMKRRHSRDDALAIVAKLRALRPEMVFGADIIAGFPTETDDMFENTRKIVTEADLTYLHVFPYSPREGTPAARMPQVNKRVARDRAAILRAEGEAQFQKLCASRVGTVENVLIERDGLGRTEQFVPVAVPEAQPGELLAVRITRTAADGLVGEALREAA; translated from the coding sequence ATGGCCGTCGAAACCCTGACATTCGGCTGCCGGCTCAATGCCTATGAAGCCGAGGTGATGAAGGCCGAAGCCGAAAAGGCCGGGCTCGACAATGCCATCATCGTCAATACCTGCGCGGTGACTGCCGAAGCCGTGCGCCAGGCCAAGCAGGCCGTGCGCAAGGCTCGCCGCGACAATCCGGCGGCCCGCATCATCGTCACCGGCTGCGCCGCCCAGACCGAAGCGCGCTCCTTCGGCGACATGCCCGAAGTCGATCTGGTCATCGGCAACAATGACAAGATGAAGGCCGAGAGCTACCAGCCCATGGTGTTCGGCCTGCCGCTGAACGACAAGGTGCAGGTCAACGACATCATGAGCGTGCGGGAAACCGCCGGCCACCTCATCGAGGGCATGGATGGCCGCGCCCGTGCCTTCGTGCAGGTGCAAAATGGCTGCGATCACCGCTGTACGTTTTGCATTATTCCCTTTGGCCGTGGCCCCTCGCGCTCGGTGCCCATGGGGGCGGTGGTCGATCAGGTCAAAAAACTCGTCGCCAATGGCTATGGCGAAGTGGTGCTGACCGGGGTGGATATCACCTCCTATGGCCCCGATCTGCCGGGCACGCCGACCCTGGGCAAACTGACCCAATCCATCCTGCGCCATGTGCCGGACCTGCCGCGGCTGCGCATTTCCTCGATCGATTCCATCGAGGCGGATGAAGCGCTGTATGACGCCATCGCCAGCGACCGCCGCCTGATGCCGCATCTGCACCTGTCGCTGCAATCGGGCGATGACATGATTTTGAAGCGAATGAAGCGCCGTCATTCACGCGATGACGCACTGGCCATCGTCGCCAAGCTCCGCGCTTTGCGCCCCGAAATGGTGTTCGGCGCCGACATCATCGCCGGCTTCCCCACCGAAACCGACGACATGTTCGAAAATACCCGCAAGATCGTCACCGAGGCGGACCTGACCTATCTGCATGTCTTCCCCTATTCGCCGCGCGAGGGCACCCCGGCCGCGCGCATGCCCCAGGTTAATAAGCGCGTGGCGCGCGACCGTGCGGCAATCCTGCGGGCTGAGGGCGAAGCCCAGTTCCAAAAGCTCTGTGCCAGCCGCGTCGGTACGGTCGAAAACGTGCTGATCGAGCGCGATGGGCTGGGCCGCACCGAACAATTCGTGCCGGTCGCCGTGCCGGAAGCGCAACCGGGCGAGCTGCTGGCCGTTCGCATCACCAGGACGGCCGCCGATGGCCTGGTGGGTGAAGCCCTGCGCGAGGCGGCATAA
- a CDS encoding EVE domain-containing protein translates to MAYWLMKSEPDVFSFDDMMAKTKRGEPEQWHGVRNYTARNNMRAMALGDLAFFYHSNIGKEIVGIIKVIALAHPDSTADLNDKGQVVWECVDVEAVKPLPKPVTLATIKATPELENLELVKLSRLSVSKVSDAEWAFLCKMGGL, encoded by the coding sequence ATGGCCTATTGGTTGATGAAATCGGAGCCCGATGTCTTCTCCTTCGACGACATGATGGCCAAGACCAAGCGCGGTGAGCCCGAGCAATGGCATGGCGTGCGCAATTATACCGCGCGCAACAATATGCGGGCCATGGCGCTGGGGGACCTCGCCTTTTTCTACCATTCCAATATCGGCAAGGAGATCGTGGGAATCATCAAGGTGATCGCCCTCGCCCATCCCGACAGCACGGCTGACCTCAATGACAAGGGGCAGGTGGTGTGGGAATGCGTGGATGTGGAAGCGGTCAAGCCCCTGCCCAAGCCGGTGACCCTGGCCACGATCAAGGCCACCCCGGAGCTGGAAAATCTCGAACTGGTCAAGCTCTCGCGCCTTTCGGTCTCCAAGGTGAGCGACGCCGAATGGGCCTTTCTCTGCAAGATGGGCGGGCTCTGA
- a CDS encoding uroporphyrinogen-III synthase, protein MTTMLVTRPEPDAQSSVLKLEALGIEAIAAPVMVRQTLDASLPAPDGFAAMALTSTNGLRALAEREQIDRFRHLPVFTVGSRTAFEAREHGFADVSSADGAFADLVNLIARARLAGPIFYPAAKHQSGDLGKALAPFGVMVATARLYEMVALDALPDDALARLAGGSIDAVLIYSRRTAEIFAQLADSLDRAQRSAIAMLVMSEAVAEPLMENHFNRISLADRPDEDGMMTLALAFAREQTGS, encoded by the coding sequence ATGACCACCATGCTGGTGACCCGCCCCGAGCCGGACGCCCAATCGAGCGTGCTCAAGCTTGAAGCGCTTGGTATCGAGGCCATCGCCGCGCCGGTCATGGTGCGCCAGACGCTCGATGCGAGCCTGCCCGCGCCCGACGGCTTTGCGGCCATGGCGCTGACCAGCACCAATGGCCTGCGTGCACTGGCCGAGCGGGAGCAGATCGACCGGTTTCGCCATCTTCCGGTCTTTACCGTGGGCAGCAGAACGGCCTTTGAGGCCCGCGAGCATGGTTTTGCCGATGTCTCCAGCGCCGATGGCGCCTTTGCCGATCTGGTCAATCTCATTGCCCGGGCGCGGCTGGCCGGCCCGATCTTTTACCCCGCGGCCAAGCACCAGAGCGGGGATCTGGGCAAGGCGTTGGCGCCGTTCGGCGTCATGGTAGCGACCGCCCGGCTTTATGAAATGGTCGCGCTCGATGCCTTGCCGGACGATGCGCTGGCCCGGCTGGCAGGCGGCTCGATCGACGCCGTCCTGATCTATTCCCGTCGCACCGCGGAAATTTTCGCGCAGCTGGCCGATAGCCTCGACCGGGCCCAGCGCAGCGCCATCGCCATGCTGGTCATGTCCGAAGCCGTGGCCGAGCCCTTGATGGAAAACCACTTCAATCGCATCAGCCTGGCCGACCGGCCGGATGAAGATGGCATGATGACGCTCGCGCTGGCTTTTGCCCGCGAGCAAACTGGGTCATGA
- a CDS encoding YciI family protein, giving the protein MLFAMIAKDKPGSGEQRTAVRPVHLDHLNSLGDKLVLAGALLSESGAPEGSLMVIEAETIEDATASFLADPFIEAGIFGSYEIKPWRLAINNMTKKD; this is encoded by the coding sequence ATGCTTTTTGCCATGATCGCCAAGGACAAGCCGGGTAGCGGCGAGCAGCGGACGGCGGTGCGCCCGGTGCATCTGGACCATCTCAATAGCCTGGGCGATAAACTGGTGCTGGCCGGCGCTTTGCTGAGCGAATCTGGTGCGCCCGAGGGCTCGCTGATGGTCATCGAGGCCGAAACCATCGAAGACGCGACGGCGAGTTTTCTGGCCGATCCCTTTATCGAGGCCGGTATTTTCGGCAGCTATGAGATCAAGCCCTGGCGGCTGGCGATCAACAACATGACCAAAAAGGACTAA
- a CDS encoding NAD(P)H-dependent glycerol-3-phosphate dehydrogenase, with the protein MRLESVAIIGGGAWGTALAQASAMAGRRVSLVARDGAQVAEINTSHTNKRYLGSQALHESIVATTEAGPADIVILAVPAQSSRAALGALAPELLAGKPVVLSAKGLETGTLDRQSEILFDMAPEAIPFVLSGPSFAADVAAGRPTAVTLAGDDATQTSALALALAGPNFRPYAADDRIGVEVAGALKNVYALACGAVEGADLGASARSALIARAYAEMARMVTAMGGSATTLTGLAGLGDLTLTCTSVQSRNYQFGMALGRGQTVDEIIAGGAKLAEGVATTPVADALAKSLGVDAPLVHAVEAVLSGKADIATVVAGLMSRPLKRED; encoded by the coding sequence ATGCGGCTTGAAAGCGTTGCTATCATTGGTGGCGGGGCCTGGGGCACGGCTTTGGCCCAGGCCTCGGCCATGGCGGGGCGGCGCGTGTCGCTGGTGGCGCGGGATGGGGCCCAAGTCGCTGAAATCAATACTAGCCACACCAATAAGCGCTATTTGGGCAGTCAGGCGCTGCATGAAAGTATCGTCGCCACGACGGAGGCAGGGCCGGCCGATATCGTCATTCTCGCCGTGCCGGCGCAATCGAGCCGGGCGGCGCTGGGCGCTCTCGCGCCAGAACTGCTGGCGGGCAAGCCGGTGGTGCTTTCGGCCAAGGGGCTGGAGACCGGCACGCTCGACCGGCAGAGCGAAATCCTGTTTGACATGGCGCCTGAGGCCATTCCTTTTGTGCTCTCCGGTCCCAGCTTTGCCGCCGATGTGGCGGCGGGCCGGCCGACTGCCGTAACGCTGGCGGGCGATGATGCAACGCAGACCTCGGCGCTGGCTTTGGCCCTGGCCGGGCCGAACTTTCGCCCCTATGCCGCCGATGACCGCATAGGCGTCGAAGTGGCCGGAGCGCTCAAAAATGTCTATGCGCTGGCCTGTGGCGCGGTGGAAGGCGCCGATCTCGGCGCTTCGGCCCGTTCGGCGCTGATCGCCCGGGCCTATGCCGAAATGGCCCGCATGGTCACGGCCATGGGCGGTTCGGCCACGACGCTGACGGGGCTGGCCGGACTGGGCGATCTAACGCTGACCTGCACATCGGTGCAGTCGCGCAATTACCAGTTCGGCATGGCTTTGGGGCGTGGCCAGACGGTGGACGAGATCATTGCCGGCGGCGCCAAGCTCGCCGAGGGCGTCGCGACCACCCCGGTTGCCGACGCGCTGGCCAAGAGCCTTGGCGTCGATGCGCCGCTGGTGCATGCCGTAGAGGCCGTGCTGAGCGGCAAAGCCGATATTGCCACAGTGGTGGCGGGGCTGATGTCCCGCCCGCTCAAACGCGAGGATTAG
- the tsaD gene encoding tRNA (adenosine(37)-N6)-threonylcarbamoyltransferase complex transferase subunit TsaD, whose amino-acid sequence MILGIETSCDETAAAIVLRDSAGGATIASNVVRSQLDEHAAFGGVVPELAARAHVTFLDHIIAQACREAGISLADVDAIAATAGPGLIGGVLVGLTTAKALAAALDKPLIAVNHLEAHALTARLTDGVKFPYLMLLVSGGHSQFVLVRGVGDYERWGTTIDDALGEAFDKVAKLLSLGHPGGPAVEAIAKSGDARRFKFPRPLLREARLDFSFSGLKTAVRLQAEALAPLSDQDVADIAASFQAAVAEIVAVRAGQALARFKEQLPGHVPQLVVAGGVAANRTIAAALQEACARAGADLIVPPIALCTDNGAMVAWAGAERFALGATDQLDFIARPRWPLDLPDMKVTPDAA is encoded by the coding sequence ATTATTCTTGGCATAGAGACCAGCTGCGACGAAACCGCGGCAGCCATTGTGCTGCGCGATTCGGCAGGCGGCGCCACAATCGCGTCCAATGTGGTGCGCAGCCAGCTCGACGAGCATGCCGCCTTTGGTGGGGTCGTGCCAGAGCTTGCCGCGCGGGCTCACGTCACCTTTCTCGACCATATCATTGCCCAGGCCTGCCGTGAGGCCGGAATTTCGCTTGCCGATGTCGATGCCATCGCCGCCACGGCGGGACCGGGGCTGATCGGGGGTGTGCTGGTGGGGCTGACCACAGCCAAGGCGCTGGCCGCGGCACTCGACAAGCCGCTGATCGCGGTCAATCACCTCGAAGCCCATGCCTTGACGGCGCGGCTGACCGATGGAGTCAAATTCCCCTATCTGATGCTGCTGGTGTCGGGCGGGCATAGCCAATTCGTGCTGGTGCGCGGGGTGGGCGATTACGAGCGCTGGGGCACCACGATCGACGATGCCTTGGGCGAAGCCTTCGACAAGGTGGCCAAGCTCCTCAGCCTGGGTCATCCCGGCGGCCCGGCGGTGGAGGCCATTGCCAAATCGGGCGATGCCAGGCGGTTCAAATTCCCGCGACCGCTCCTGCGCGAGGCGCGGCTCGATTTCTCCTTTTCCGGGCTCAAGACGGCCGTGCGGCTACAGGCCGAGGCGCTGGCGCCGCTCTCGGACCAGGATGTCGCCGATATCGCGGCGAGCTTTCAGGCGGCAGTGGCCGAAATCGTCGCAGTGCGCGCCGGGCAGGCCCTGGCGCGGTTCAAGGAGCAATTGCCTGGGCATGTCCCGCAGTTGGTCGTGGCTGGCGGCGTTGCGGCCAACCGGACCATAGCGGCGGCGCTGCAGGAGGCTTGCGCACGGGCCGGCGCCGATCTGATCGTGCCGCCGATCGCGCTCTGTACCGACAATGGCGCCATGGTGGCCTGGGCCGGGGCCGAGCGCTTTGCGCTGGGCGCGACCGATCAGCTCGATTTCATCGCCCGGCCGCGCTGGCCGCTTGATCTGCCCGATATGAAAGTGACGCCCGATGCGGCTTGA
- the ftsY gene encoding signal recognition particle-docking protein FtsY, with translation MTDKKPGFFKRLFGGDPVQPVPPAPQPVPPPELPTELPQELPPPVDPTPLPPEPVPAVPAPEPEPVPQPEPEEIPPPGPPETTPDYLEDIEQAASAERDSVLPPPPAAPEAPRQGWFARLASGLKRSSDQLSGSITSVFTKRKLDAATLDELEDVLIQADLGIETASAITEALRRDRFDKDVTGEDVRAVLAAEVEKVLLPVARPLAIDAAQKPFVILMIGVNGSGKTTTIGKLAQKFAAEGKSVMLAAGDTFRAAAIEQLQIWGQRTGAPVIARPAGADASGLAFDAMTQAQAETRDILIIDTAGRLQNRDELMNELEKVIRVIKKVDPSAPHATLLTLDATTGQNAMRQAEVFGQRAGVTGLVMTKLDGTARGGILVAIAKKFGLPVHFIGVGEGVDDLEPFAAADFARAIAGRE, from the coding sequence ATGACCGACAAGAAGCCGGGATTTTTCAAGCGATTGTTCGGTGGCGACCCTGTTCAGCCGGTCCCGCCTGCGCCGCAGCCCGTTCCGCCGCCAGAGCTTCCCACAGAATTGCCGCAGGAGCTGCCGCCACCGGTCGATCCCACGCCTTTGCCCCCCGAGCCGGTACCGGCGGTTCCTGCGCCAGAACCCGAGCCCGTCCCGCAACCGGAGCCCGAGGAAATCCCGCCCCCCGGCCCGCCCGAGACCACGCCCGACTATCTCGAAGACATCGAGCAAGCCGCCAGCGCCGAGCGCGATAGCGTTCTACCGCCCCCGCCCGCCGCGCCCGAAGCGCCGCGCCAGGGCTGGTTTGCCCGTCTCGCCTCCGGCCTCAAGCGTTCCTCCGATCAGCTCAGCGGCTCGATCACCTCGGTTTTCACCAAGCGCAAACTCGATGCGGCAACGCTCGATGAGCTGGAAGACGTGCTGATCCAGGCCGATCTGGGCATCGAGACGGCTTCCGCCATCACCGAGGCCTTGCGCCGCGACCGCTTCGACAAGGATGTGACCGGCGAAGACGTCCGCGCCGTGCTCGCCGCCGAGGTGGAAAAGGTCCTGCTCCCTGTCGCCCGCCCGCTGGCGATCGATGCGGCGCAAAAACCCTTCGTCATCCTGATGATCGGGGTCAATGGCTCAGGCAAGACCACAACGATCGGCAAGCTGGCGCAAAAATTTGCCGCCGAGGGCAAGTCGGTCATGCTCGCCGCCGGCGACACCTTCCGTGCCGCCGCCATCGAACAGCTGCAGATCTGGGGCCAGCGCACCGGCGCCCCCGTCATCGCCCGCCCAGCCGGGGCCGATGCGTCGGGGCTTGCTTTCGATGCCATGACCCAGGCCCAGGCCGAAACTCGCGACATTTTGATCATCGACACCGCCGGGCGCCTGCAGAACCGCGACGAGCTGATGAACGAGCTCGAAAAGGTCATCCGGGTCATCAAGAAGGTCGATCCTTCGGCGCCCCATGCGACGCTTTTGACGCTGGATGCGACCACCGGCCAGAATGCCATGCGCCAGGCCGAGGTCTTCGGCCAGCGCGCCGGGGTCACCGGGCTGGTCATGACCAAGCTGGACGGCACGGCTCGCGGCGGCATTCTCGTCGCCATCGCCAAAAAGTTTGGCCTGCCGGTGCATTTCATCGGCGTGGGCGAGGGCGTGGATGACCTCGAGCCCTTTGCCGCCGCCGATTTCGCCCGCGCCATTGCCGGTCGCGAATAG
- the dapF gene encoding diaminopimelate epimerase — protein sequence MNGLGNQIIVADMRGRADRVTPAAAIAINAAPGTKFDQIMAIHDPRTPGTAHYIEIINSDGSLAQACGNGMRCVVQFLATEGEQKSFTFETLAGILFGEEHGDGLITVDMGTPKLAWYDIPLAEEFADTRKIELQIGPIDAPVLHSPSVASMGNPHATFWVHDDVWTYALDRFGPMLENHPIFPERANISIAQVVTPDRIILRTWERGAGLTEACGTAACAALVNGARTRRTARKATVTLPGGDLTVEWRADDHVVLTGPAEREWTGTLDPATGLWTRAEEAA from the coding sequence ATGAACGGACTGGGCAACCAGATCATCGTGGCCGATATGCGCGGCCGCGCCGATCGGGTGACGCCTGCTGCCGCCATCGCCATCAATGCCGCCCCGGGCACCAAGTTCGATCAGATCATGGCCATCCATGATCCCAGGACCCCCGGCACCGCCCATTATATCGAGATCATCAATTCCGATGGCAGCCTGGCCCAGGCCTGTGGCAATGGCATGCGCTGCGTCGTGCAATTCCTGGCCACCGAAGGCGAGCAGAAGTCCTTCACCTTCGAAACGCTGGCCGGCATCCTGTTCGGCGAGGAACATGGAGACGGGTTGATCACCGTCGATATGGGCACGCCCAAGCTGGCCTGGTACGATATTCCGCTGGCCGAGGAATTCGCCGATACCCGCAAGATCGAATTGCAGATCGGCCCTATCGACGCGCCGGTCCTGCACTCCCCATCGGTTGCCTCCATGGGCAATCCGCATGCCACCTTCTGGGTGCATGACGACGTCTGGACCTATGCGCTGGACCGTTTCGGCCCCATGCTGGAAAACCATCCCATCTTTCCCGAGCGGGCCAATATCTCGATTGCCCAGGTGGTGACACCAGATCGCATCATCCTGCGCACCTGGGAACGCGGCGCCGGCCTCACCGAAGCCTGTGGCACTGCCGCCTGCGCCGCATTGGTCAATGGCGCCCGCACCCGCCGCACTGCCCGCAAGGCGACCGTCACTCTGCCCGGCGGCGACCTCACGGTCGAATGGCGGGCCGACGACCATGTCGTGCTGACCGGCCCGGCCGAACGCGAATGGACCGGCACGCTCGACCCCGCCACCGGCCTCTGGACCCGCGCCGAGGAAGCGGCCTGA
- a CDS encoding septation protein A — protein sequence MTEKTAEPEVNWEELRPQLIKMGLEVAPLIVFFIANFRGEAILAASPMLNDWFSGKPLIFATAVFLPVLTISLVISWAIFRRLAIMPIVTLIGALIFGGLSIAYGDETLFMVKPTIVNTLFGVTLLGGLLFGQSLLKYVFGDVYKLREEGWSKLTLNWGLFFLLLAVINEVLWRNFSSDVWVNFKVWGVMPLTVLFSISQVSLLSKYAPADEPKHTPPIVVES from the coding sequence ATGACCGAAAAAACCGCCGAACCCGAGGTCAATTGGGAAGAGCTTCGTCCCCAGCTCATCAAGATGGGGCTCGAAGTGGCGCCCCTGATCGTCTTCTTCATCGCCAATTTCCGCGGCGAGGCCATTCTGGCGGCCAGCCCCATGCTGAACGACTGGTTCAGCGGCAAGCCGCTGATCTTCGCCACCGCCGTCTTCCTGCCGGTCCTCACCATCTCGCTGGTAATCAGCTGGGCGATTTTCCGGCGCCTGGCCATCATGCCCATCGTCACCCTGATCGGCGCACTGATCTTTGGCGGCCTCTCCATTGCCTATGGCGACGAAACCCTGTTCATGGTCAAGCCGACCATCGTCAACACGCTATTCGGCGTGACCCTGCTGGGTGGCCTGCTGTTTGGCCAATCCCTGCTCAAATATGTCTTTGGCGACGTCTATAAGCTGCGCGAGGAAGGCTGGAGCAAGCTGACGCTGAACTGGGGCCTGTTCTTCCTCCTCCTCGCCGTGATCAACGAAGTGCTGTGGCGGAATTTTTCGTCGGACGTCTGGGTCAATTTCAAGGTCTGGGGCGTAATGCCGCTGACCGTGCTGTTCTCGATCAGCCAGGTTTCCCTGCTCAGCAAATATGCCCCGGCCGACGAGCCCAAGCACACCCCACCCATCGTGGTGGAAAGCTAG
- a CDS encoding DUF1761 domain-containing protein, with protein sequence MSHFAVNWLAVIVAAIVSFAFGAGWYMLLAKPWLAAIGKSREELEGDYTPFIWSGLVLLVMAYFIALLTPALTGATNVGNGLLVGAHMWVGFILTAMILNHRYEGRPWSLTAINGGYLLAVLLIDGLVIGLFG encoded by the coding sequence ATGTCGCATTTTGCCGTCAACTGGCTTGCCGTTATCGTCGCCGCCATCGTCAGTTTCGCCTTTGGAGCCGGCTGGTACATGCTGCTGGCCAAGCCTTGGCTCGCCGCTATCGGCAAGAGCCGTGAGGAGCTGGAGGGCGATTACACGCCCTTTATCTGGTCAGGCCTGGTGTTGCTGGTCATGGCCTATTTCATTGCCCTGCTGACCCCGGCGCTGACCGGGGCCACCAATGTGGGCAATGGGCTTTTGGTTGGCGCCCATATGTGGGTGGGCTTTATTCTCACCGCCATGATCCTCAACCACCGCTATGAGGGGCGGCCGTGGAGCCTTACCGCGATCAATGGCGGGTATCTCTTGGCCGTGCTGCTGATCGACGGGCTGGTGATCGGGCTGTTTGGCTAA
- a CDS encoding GNAT family N-acetyltransferase, with protein MSLLSGQMQSSPASLAGPELDFVLFDTLEAAEAGWRALEQDAVLTPYQRFDWIAALIASGTETADRIAIALIRDHGQPMALLPLAIERRFGVARARLLGTKQSNSDWLLALPGFAPDPATLRGLLQAIGRAAGGVDLLSLNDQPATWQGYANIVLPLAQALAASHLYLTTIGPTPPPYIEHRLTTKRRGNIRRSVRRLEETYGPVRVVRIADPATLSSVHQVFLTQRGERFAEMGVRNIFADAGFVALFRDLTAQSFGQYRPAMCLHALYAGEEILATCWGATAGNHYSQYINSTASGPAAKYSLSAVLVAGLMDDLNASGFVTFDMGLGDFDYKIEWTEPAPVYHSLIALTGRGRLAAAAMERRDALKRLVKQTPAFWSAAKWLRRQVFRLRG; from the coding sequence ATGAGCTTGCTTTCGGGGCAGATGCAATCGAGCCCGGCCTCTCTGGCCGGACCGGAACTGGACTTTGTGCTGTTCGACACGCTCGAAGCGGCCGAAGCCGGCTGGCGCGCGCTTGAACAGGACGCCGTACTGACGCCCTACCAGCGCTTTGACTGGATCGCAGCGCTGATCGCCTCGGGCACCGAAACCGCGGACCGCATTGCCATTGCCCTCATCCGCGATCATGGCCAGCCCATGGCCCTGCTGCCACTGGCTATCGAACGCCGCTTCGGCGTCGCCCGGGCCCGCCTCTTGGGTACCAAGCAATCCAATAGTGATTGGCTGCTGGCCCTGCCCGGCTTCGCGCCCGACCCCGCCACCTTGCGCGGCCTGCTCCAGGCCATCGGCCGGGCGGCCGGGGGCGTCGACCTGCTCTCGCTCAACGACCAGCCCGCCACCTGGCAGGGCTATGCCAATATCGTGCTGCCGCTGGCCCAGGCGCTGGCCGCCTCCCATCTCTACCTCACCACGATCGGCCCCACCCCGCCGCCCTATATCGAGCACCGTCTCACCACCAAGCGCCGCGGCAATATCAGGCGCAGCGTGCGGCGGCTGGAGGAAACCTATGGCCCGGTGCGCGTGGTACGGATCGCCGATCCGGCAACGCTCTCTTCTGTACATCAGGTTTTCCTGACCCAGCGCGGCGAGCGCTTTGCCGAAATGGGCGTGCGCAATATTTTCGCCGATGCCGGTTTCGTCGCCCTGTTCCGCGACCTGACAGCCCAAAGCTTCGGCCAATACCGGCCCGCCATGTGCCTTCACGCCCTTTATGCCGGCGAGGAAATTCTGGCCACCTGCTGGGGCGCGACGGCGGGCAATCACTATTCCCAATATATCAATTCGACCGCGTCCGGCCCGGCCGCCAAATATAGTCTCAGCGCCGTGCTGGTGGCCGGATTGATGGACGACCTCAACGCCTCGGGCTTTGTGACCTTCGATATGGGCCTGGGCGATTTCGACTATAAGATCGAGTGGACCGAACCCGCCCCGGTCTATCACAGCCTCATCGCGCTGACCGGGCGCGGAAGGCTGGCCGCCGCCGCCATGGAGCGCCGCGATGCCCTCAAGCGCCTGGTCAAACAGACCCCGGCCTTCTGGAGCGCGGCGAAATGGCTGCGCCGCCAGGTGTTCCGCCTGCGCGGCTGA